The window TGTGACACATCAGCATGTGCGTCGACCCGCCGACCAACAGCACCTTGTCCACCTGCTCCCAGGTCAACTTGGCTTCGTCCACGACTTGTTGCGCCGTCAGCCGGGTGCGAAGGAGAAGGTCGCGGGTGAGGTTATCGAACTCGTTCCGGGTCACGGGGACGGACAGTTTGTACCCGCCGTGGGCACAGGTGACGGTAGTCTGCTCAACCTTACTTAGCGTCCGCTTGGCCCGCTCGGCCGCCGACTGGAGCATGGCGATCGACTGGGCATCTTCCCGCGGGTCGGTGCCGAATTGCTTTTGGAACTGGTCCGCGACGTGGTTGACCAACCGGTCGTCCCAGTCTTTCCCGCCAAGCCGGACATCACCTTCGATGCCGAGAACCTGGAACCGCTTCCGCCCGAGTTTCACGAGCGTCACGTCGAACGTCCCCCCGCCGAGGTCGTAGACGAGGACGGTTCGCGGCGTATCCGCCAACACGTCTGCGCCGGGCGAGACTTGGAAGGTGTACGCCAGGGCAGCCGCGGAGGGTTCGTCGATGATGTCGAGGACGTCTAACCCCGCGATCCGGCCCGCGTCCTGGGTCGCCTTGCGGCGGGTATCGTCGAAGTAAGCTGGTACGGTGATAACGGCTTGCGTGATCGGGCCGACCTGGGCTTCGGCGTCCATCACGAGCTTGCGAAGGATCACGGCCGAGAGCGTTTCCGGCCGGAAGACGCGGCCGGCGACCAGCCGCCCGTAATCCGGCAGGCCCATCCGCCGCTTAATGAGCATGGCGACCCGGTCCGGTTGTTCGAGGGCCATGTCGAGGGCCGGTTGCCCCACCACGGCCTGCTCGTCATTAGCCAGGTAGATCGCGCTGGGGGTGAGGATTTCGCCGTCCC is drawn from Fimbriiglobus ruber and contains these coding sequences:
- a CDS encoding Hsp70 family protein, producing the protein MIVGIDLGTTYCAVSHLDERGRPVTIPNRDGEILTPSAIYLANDEQAVVGQPALDMALEQPDRVAMLIKRRMGLPDYGRLVAGRVFRPETLSAVILRKLVMDAEAQVGPITQAVITVPAYFDDTRRKATQDAGRIAGLDVLDIIDEPSAAALAYTFQVSPGADVLADTPRTVLVYDLGGGTFDVTLVKLGRKRFQVLGIEGDVRLGGKDWDDRLVNHVADQFQKQFGTDPREDAQSIAMLQSAAERAKRTLSKVEQTTVTCAHGGYKLSVPVTRNEFDNLTRDLLLRTRLTAQQVVDEAKLTWEQVDKVLLVGGSTHMLMCHKMLRDLTGKEADRSLAVSEVVARGAAVHAGIAAARQAKEKGLPGGAEILNDVVEISVNAHSLGVEIRTGDERVNNKLVPKNTQLPAAVSRVYFTAKDYQSKVRVRVLQGEAHQAVACIPVGECWIDGLPPDLPKGAPVQVRCGVAANGLIEVMALDMTSGRMARAEIHRSGGLSVEDIAKEAEWVKQLQIQ